In one Moritella sp. 5 genomic region, the following are encoded:
- the arsB gene encoding ACR3 family arsenite efflux transporter codes for MGIFERYLSVWVALAITTGVILGAWQPDVFQLIADLEMAHVNLVVAVFIWIMIYPMMVQIDFSAIKDVGKNPKGLFLTVFINWIIKPFTMAAFAWLFFKVFFADMVDPSSAQEYIAGMILLGVAPCTAMVFVWSQLTKGDANYTLVQVSVNDIIMVFAFAPIAAFLLEVSDINVPWETLLLSVLLYVVLPLIAGILTRKTLNKSSDKEAIQHALAKLKPWSILGLLATVALLFGFQANTLLNDPKTILLIAIPLALQTYMIFAITFFAAKRLKLPHNIAGPACLIGTSNFFELAVAVAISLFGLHSGAALATVVGVLVEVPIMLSLVAIINRSQGSFNYSRS; via the coding sequence ATGGGTATATTTGAACGGTATTTATCAGTATGGGTAGCACTTGCTATCACCACAGGTGTGATTTTAGGCGCTTGGCAACCAGACGTTTTTCAGTTAATTGCAGATTTAGAAATGGCACATGTTAACTTAGTTGTCGCCGTCTTTATCTGGATAATGATTTATCCAATGATGGTACAAATCGATTTTTCTGCCATTAAAGATGTCGGCAAAAATCCAAAAGGATTATTCCTCACCGTATTCATTAATTGGATCATTAAACCCTTTACGATGGCTGCTTTTGCCTGGTTATTTTTTAAAGTGTTTTTCGCTGACATGGTCGACCCCAGCTCTGCACAAGAATATATCGCGGGGATGATCTTACTCGGTGTCGCGCCTTGTACTGCAATGGTATTTGTTTGGTCACAACTCACCAAAGGAGATGCAAATTATACTTTAGTGCAAGTGTCCGTAAACGATATTATTATGGTCTTTGCATTTGCCCCTATCGCTGCATTTTTACTGGAAGTCAGTGATATCAACGTACCTTGGGAAACCTTGCTGTTATCTGTTTTACTCTATGTTGTACTGCCCTTAATTGCAGGTATCCTGACACGTAAAACATTAAATAAATCAAGCGACAAAGAAGCAATTCAGCATGCGCTAGCAAAGCTAAAACCTTGGTCTATCTTAGGCCTACTCGCCACGGTTGCTTTACTGTTTGGTTTTCAGGCTAACACCTTACTTAACGATCCTAAGACCATTCTTCTCATCGCTATTCCGCTGGCATTACAGACATACATGATCTTTGCGATTACTTTTTTCGCCGCAAAACGCCTTAAACTACCGCATAACATCGCAGGTCCGGCCTGCTTAATTGGTACCTCCAATTTCTTTGAGCTCGCTGTCGCCGTTGCTATCTCGTTATTTGGGCTGCATTCTGGCGCAGCACTTGCCACGGTGGTGGGTGTACTCGTTGAAGTGCCTATTATGCTATCACTCGTAGCCATTATTAATCGTAGCCAAGGTTCTTTTAACTATTCAAGGTCTTAG
- a CDS encoding metalloregulator ArsR/SmtB family transcription factor gives MEPTQLFKILSDETRLRILMLIDIEKELCVCELISAVTASQPSISRNLSQLRKSGLLIDRKYKQWVFYAINPELPEWQKTIIDLSTQQNGSLISTDIQRLNGMGKRPERTQQHCG, from the coding sequence ATGGAACCGACACAACTTTTTAAAATTCTTTCTGACGAAACTCGTCTAAGAATATTAATGTTAATTGATATTGAAAAAGAGCTTTGCGTATGTGAATTAATCTCAGCCGTGACAGCCAGTCAGCCCAGCATTTCTCGTAATTTATCTCAACTCCGTAAGTCTGGTTTATTAATTGATAGAAAGTATAAACAATGGGTGTTCTATGCAATTAACCCAGAATTACCTGAATGGCAAAAAACCATTATAGATCTTAGCACACAACAAAATGGCAGCTTAATAAGTACTGATATACAACGACTAAACGGTATGGGTAAACGCCCAGAAAGAACACAACAACACTGCGGGTAA
- a CDS encoding cation:proton antiporter, which yields MDTTLLLFIATAFSFGMLVNLTGLPPMVGFLLAGFALNFYGFEATEGLQTFADLGVTLLLFSIGLKLDIRTLFKAEVWGGASVHIFASIAFYAVVLFILKQVGLTFFTNLDTFSLVLVAFTLSFSSTVFAVKILEEKSETNSLYGRIAIGILIMQDIFAVVFLTVSVGKIPSLFAVILLALPLIRPLLFKLLDRVGHGELLVLYGIFLSLVLGAGLFESVGMKADLGALIAGMLLAGHPSAKQMAKSLFNMKEMLLVCFFLSIGLGGLPTVDHLFVAGILAVLLFGKIALYFFTLAKFKLRARTSLFAAFSLANYSEFGLIVAALATYKGWLSQDWLIITALAVSLSFVIASLLNKYADDIYSRFTDKLARFQTTDLHIDDRPVSLGDAEILVMGMGRIGAGAYDELQSQYGGKVLGLDYNNQKTLNHLELGRRVITGDALDTDFWNKLEMTDNIKLVLLAMPDHHGNHYAAEQLQKMDSCSFQVAALAHFKSDEDELRALGVNPVYNMYQEAGAGFAHHVWTELKIPTRPPVDS from the coding sequence ATGGATACTACTCTTTTACTCTTTATCGCCACTGCATTCAGTTTTGGTATGCTTGTTAATCTTACCGGATTACCACCTATGGTTGGTTTCCTATTAGCGGGTTTTGCGCTTAATTTTTATGGTTTTGAAGCGACTGAAGGTTTGCAGACATTTGCAGATCTCGGTGTTACCTTGCTCTTGTTTTCGATTGGCTTAAAGTTAGATATACGTACTTTGTTTAAAGCCGAGGTATGGGGTGGGGCAAGTGTGCATATTTTTGCCAGTATTGCTTTTTATGCAGTCGTTTTATTTATCTTAAAACAAGTTGGTTTAACTTTTTTTACTAACCTCGATACCTTTTCACTGGTGCTTGTCGCATTTACATTAAGTTTTTCAAGTACTGTATTTGCAGTGAAAATCCTAGAAGAAAAGAGTGAAACAAACTCGTTATATGGTCGTATCGCGATTGGTATTTTGATCATGCAAGATATCTTTGCCGTGGTATTTTTAACTGTCTCAGTCGGTAAGATTCCGTCGCTGTTTGCTGTTATTTTATTAGCATTACCGTTAATTAGACCACTGTTGTTTAAATTGTTAGACAGAGTCGGCCACGGTGAATTGTTGGTTCTGTACGGTATTTTCCTTTCGCTTGTGCTTGGCGCTGGGTTGTTTGAATCGGTAGGTATGAAAGCTGATTTGGGTGCGTTGATTGCCGGTATGTTGTTAGCGGGTCACCCCAGTGCCAAACAGATGGCAAAGTCTTTGTTTAATATGAAAGAGATGCTACTTGTTTGTTTCTTCCTCAGCATAGGGTTAGGTGGACTCCCGACGGTAGATCACTTGTTTGTTGCAGGTATTTTGGCGGTCTTATTGTTTGGTAAAATAGCCTTATATTTCTTTACGTTGGCGAAATTTAAATTACGCGCTCGTACATCATTATTTGCGGCATTTTCGTTGGCAAACTACAGTGAGTTTGGTTTGATTGTGGCGGCGTTAGCGACTTATAAAGGTTGGTTATCACAAGATTGGCTGATTATTACAGCACTTGCGGTATCGCTTAGTTTTGTAATTGCCTCGTTGCTTAATAAGTATGCTGATGACATCTATAGTCGCTTTACCGATAAGTTAGCGCGTTTTCAGACTACGGATTTACATATTGATGATCGTCCGGTTTCCCTTGGTGATGCCGAGATCTTGGTGATGGGTATGGGCCGAATTGGTGCTGGTGCGTATGATGAATTGCAATCTCAATATGGTGGTAAGGTATTAGGCCTTGATTACAATAACCAAAAGACCTTGAATCATCTTGAATTAGGTCGACGAGTTATCACCGGTGATGCACTGGACACGGATTTTTGGAATAAGCTGGAAATGACTGACAACATCAAACTGGTGTTATTGGCCATGCCTGACCATCATGGTAATCACTATGCTGCGGAGCAGTTACAAAAGATGGACAGTTGTAGTTTCCAAGTTGCTGCGCTTGCACATTTTAAGAGTGATGAAGATGAGCTGAGAGCGCTTGGCGTGAATCCTGTTTATAACATGTATCAAGAAGCGGGAGCGGGTTTCGCTCACCATGTTTGGACTGAATTAAAAATTCCAACACGCCCTCCTGTCGATAGTTAA
- a CDS encoding YdcF family protein yields MSLLLISLLIIISLLLRLFNVHRAKSVVLCCTILLTVLISIGVVPKYLLDKLQQDYVAKTSIHWQENNAIILLGAGLEKVGDNIEPPFYSFARIYEAARVYNECVDSDQQCKIIVSGGDTKKLGDTEAAVYKERLVSIGINAVDIITEPNSLNTWQNAQFTSEILRKGNFDNNVLVSSGLHIKRSLLYFEHFGVHATPIRADYMSANISFIPLGYNFALTDFALHEWIGFWRYDIYNMIGANQERTNAGDA; encoded by the coding sequence ATGAGCCTGCTGCTTATATCTTTACTTATCATTATCAGCCTATTATTACGTTTATTTAACGTTCATCGCGCCAAGTCAGTCGTATTATGCTGCACAATTTTACTTACAGTGCTTATCAGCATCGGGGTCGTGCCTAAATATTTATTGGATAAATTACAACAAGATTATGTGGCTAAAACCTCGATTCATTGGCAGGAAAATAACGCTATTATCTTACTGGGGGCAGGCCTAGAAAAGGTTGGCGATAATATTGAGCCACCTTTCTATTCTTTTGCAAGAATCTACGAAGCTGCAAGAGTTTACAATGAATGTGTTGACAGTGATCAACAATGTAAAATCATTGTAAGCGGTGGTGATACAAAGAAACTTGGTGATACAGAAGCCGCAGTTTATAAGGAACGCTTAGTTTCTATTGGTATTAATGCCGTTGATATAATCACCGAACCAAACAGTCTTAACACATGGCAGAATGCACAATTCACCAGTGAAATACTCAGAAAAGGTAATTTCGACAACAATGTCTTAGTCTCATCAGGGTTACACATCAAACGTAGTCTATTGTACTTTGAACATTTCGGTGTACATGCGACCCCAATCAGAGCTGATTATATGTCAGCAAATATATCATTCATCCCACTTGGGTATAACTTTGCACTGACTGATTTTGCACTGCACGAATGGATTGGCTTTTGGCGATATGATATTTACAACATGATTGGCGCAAATCAAGAGCGCACGAACGCGGGAGACGCCTAG
- a CDS encoding LysR family transcriptional regulator — translation MELSDLTIFCAVVEMGGISPAAHALNRVPSNITSRVKKLEAELNTDLFIREKNRLRPSPTGEQFFNHAKEILAMAESAILQINNTTPSGRLRLGSIEAVAASRLSNVLMDFHQTYTEVELEVTTSPTGILIEQIIDGQLDLALVSDPPQDQRLQITPVFSETLVLVSSLRNEDINSPLDLGHNPTLLGFSTQCVYRTRLVNWIKQADLHPKIVEINSYTALLNCVTAGMGVGFVPEKLLTIYPFKEGIKTHPLPTAIGTTTTNLIWRKDSVKSSMEAFKNILMATSNI, via the coding sequence GTGGAATTGTCTGATCTTACTATTTTTTGTGCTGTAGTCGAAATGGGCGGGATAAGTCCTGCAGCACATGCATTAAATCGTGTACCTTCAAACATTACATCACGAGTCAAAAAATTAGAAGCCGAATTAAATACCGATCTATTCATTCGAGAAAAAAACCGGTTAAGGCCCTCGCCCACAGGTGAACAATTTTTTAATCACGCTAAAGAAATTCTCGCTATGGCTGAGTCTGCGATACTACAAATCAATAATACGACACCATCAGGTAGACTGCGCTTGGGTAGTATCGAAGCTGTCGCAGCATCACGGCTATCTAACGTATTAATGGATTTTCATCAAACCTACACTGAAGTCGAATTAGAAGTAACGACCAGCCCCACAGGCATACTCATCGAACAGATTATTGATGGCCAATTAGACTTAGCACTCGTATCTGATCCTCCTCAAGATCAACGGCTGCAAATAACGCCGGTATTTAGCGAAACCCTGGTACTGGTTTCTAGCTTGCGTAATGAGGATATTAACTCACCATTAGATTTAGGGCATAATCCCACGTTGCTGGGTTTCTCAACCCAATGTGTCTATCGCACACGTTTAGTTAACTGGATAAAACAAGCAGATCTGCACCCCAAAATTGTGGAAATAAACTCCTATACTGCGTTATTAAACTGCGTAACAGCGGGTATGGGGGTGGGTTTTGTGCCAGAAAAGTTATTGACGATATATCCATTTAAAGAAGGTATTAAAACACACCCTTTACCGACCGCGATCGGTACTACAACAACGAATTTAATTTGGCGCAAGGACTCGGTAAAATCAAGTATGGAAGCATTTAAGAACATATTAATGGCAACATCAAACATCTAG
- a CDS encoding DMT family transporter: protein MDNSTRQGYLAAFGAVLIWSGFILVSRMGGISPLLSYDVIAIRYATCAALVLPIWWFKFRFKLWQPKFIVCSLFGGLGYALFAFQGFETTPGSQSAVLLPGLIPVMIIVLSVVVNKQKHAWSKWFGVVVITSGIAVLFLQEFLAQGTLSIGHLSLAGAAFCWGIFSVLLSRWQITPWQATASLAMITCTIYMPIYLLWLPKNISFELVSAGLWGDILLQSFYQGFMATIVQMLLYVRAVQIIGAANMGTMMAMVPVIAGVSALFVFDEPVKASLIIAMTMVSIGVWFANTQYFANKKLIHSTSERA, encoded by the coding sequence ATGGATAATTCAACACGCCAAGGCTATTTGGCTGCATTCGGGGCCGTGCTCATTTGGTCGGGGTTTATTTTAGTATCACGTATGGGTGGGATCAGTCCCTTGCTTTCGTATGATGTCATTGCCATTCGTTATGCAACCTGTGCGGCTTTGGTATTACCAATTTGGTGGTTTAAATTTAGGTTCAAATTATGGCAACCTAAGTTCATTGTTTGTAGCCTGTTTGGTGGTCTAGGATATGCGTTATTTGCCTTCCAAGGATTCGAAACGACACCCGGTTCACAGTCTGCGGTGCTATTACCGGGCTTGATTCCCGTGATGATTATTGTTTTGTCGGTTGTGGTTAACAAGCAAAAGCACGCTTGGAGTAAGTGGTTTGGTGTTGTGGTGATCACATCGGGTATCGCGGTGCTATTTTTACAAGAATTTTTAGCACAAGGCACATTATCGATTGGTCATTTAAGTCTTGCGGGTGCTGCGTTTTGTTGGGGGATATTTTCAGTATTACTGAGTCGTTGGCAGATCACGCCATGGCAAGCTACCGCAAGTCTGGCTATGATCACTTGCACCATTTACATGCCGATTTATTTACTCTGGTTACCTAAGAATATCAGTTTCGAATTAGTCAGTGCTGGATTGTGGGGGGATATTTTATTACAAAGCTTTTATCAGGGGTTCATGGCGACGATAGTACAGATGCTGTTATATGTTCGCGCTGTGCAGATTATTGGTGCGGCGAACATGGGCACTATGATGGCGATGGTACCGGTTATTGCTGGTGTGAGTGCGTTATTTGTATTTGATGAACCTGTTAAAGCAAGTTTGATCATTGCTATGACAATGGTGAGTATTGGTGTTTGGTTTGCTAATACTCAATACTTTGCTAATAAAAAATTAATTCATTCCACGAGTGAACGCGCATAA
- a CDS encoding hemolysin E codes for MTNIMTSFTLTPANIDDVKNIIETADKALDLYNRVVDTVIPWTTFENTIKEMTKFQTDYSYEAAKLVGNVTELLLDSKDKYQISVQKIYEWCELLNQILPAYLSLLKDSNRNVEDTKNILLKVIENGINSINESQSSLDQSSASFNSAQGKLVELNNRLGIDFDTNSDYFQVQVDKIRTEAYAGSAVGVIAGPIGLTIAYAIAAGVVEGKLIPELHKKLGRVKETFENLKDLVSSASKDITKAKASLQEETRVLGTLKVSAESVDMYLKLNVQLVTLIEKAINNLLAKSNDYIKRHSS; via the coding sequence ATGACAAATATCATGACTTCTTTCACACTAACGCCTGCTAATATTGATGATGTAAAAAATATAATTGAGACGGCTGACAAGGCTTTAGATCTCTACAACCGAGTTGTAGATACGGTTATTCCATGGACTACATTTGAAAATACAATTAAAGAGATGACGAAATTTCAAACTGACTACAGCTATGAAGCTGCGAAGCTAGTTGGAAATGTAACTGAACTTTTGCTAGACAGTAAGGATAAATACCAAATATCAGTACAAAAAATATATGAATGGTGTGAGTTACTTAATCAAATATTACCAGCATATTTATCCCTATTAAAAGATAGTAATCGTAATGTTGAAGATACAAAAAATATTCTATTAAAAGTTATTGAAAATGGAATTAATAGCATTAATGAAAGCCAATCTTCTCTAGACCAAAGCTCAGCTAGCTTTAACTCTGCTCAGGGGAAACTAGTTGAGCTTAACAATCGACTTGGAATCGATTTTGATACTAATAGTGACTATTTCCAAGTTCAAGTAGACAAAATTAGAACAGAAGCTTACGCAGGTTCTGCAGTAGGCGTTATTGCAGGTCCTATTGGCCTTACGATTGCTTATGCTATAGCTGCGGGTGTTGTTGAAGGAAAATTGATTCCTGAGCTACACAAAAAATTGGGGAGAGTAAAAGAAACCTTTGAAAATTTAAAAGATCTAGTTTCATCAGCAAGTAAAGATATAACAAAAGCTAAAGCGTCACTACAAGAAGAAACCAGAGTTTTGGGAACTCTAAAAGTTAGCGCTGAAAGTGTCGACATGTATCTTAAACTAAATGTACAGCTAGTTACTCTAATAGAGAAAGCTATAAATAATTTGTTAGCGAAGTCAAATGACTATATAAAACGTCATTCAAGTTAA
- a CDS encoding 2-hydroxymuconate tautomerase family protein, which produces MPYINIKITDEQVTKEQKAQLIAGATQLLVDVLGKNPKTTVVVIDEVNTDNWGIGGEVVTALRQKSQP; this is translated from the coding sequence ATGCCGTATATCAATATTAAAATCACCGATGAGCAAGTAACGAAAGAGCAAAAAGCACAGTTAATCGCAGGTGCGACACAATTGCTGGTGGACGTATTGGGGAAAAACCCGAAAACGACCGTAGTGGTGATTGACGAAGTAAATACCGATAACTGGGGCATCGGTGGCGAAGTGGTGACGGCACTGCGCCAAAAATCTCAACCTTAG
- a CDS encoding LysR family transcriptional regulator, protein MSKLKKMTVFMYVVKLGSITKAAEKLNVSKSVVSQHLKHLETELAVTLLKRTTRKQSLTSAGEHFYQQCCTMHELAEQAWQDAQQLQMSPQGLIKITAPHALMEHLVLPALHDVFSAHPDVELELISHDRQLDLMQEGIDIAIRVGESNISNLKQKRIGDFRDVLCGSLQTINAHQTDINVLKVEDNIEPETTMLSLTRIKYVANHWQEKSINHNLSLKINNLKHRESTATNKQRCELSFKTTHKANTLPTCVNMLEQGFGVGIIPDFIFAKHNHALAELLPDYQLDKVNVYALHSYQAAVPIGVTMAIEAIAKRLG, encoded by the coding sequence ATGAGTAAACTTAAGAAAATGACAGTATTTATGTACGTCGTAAAGCTCGGATCAATAACCAAAGCAGCAGAGAAACTCAATGTTTCGAAATCAGTTGTCAGCCAACATCTTAAGCACCTTGAAACCGAACTTGCAGTCACTTTACTTAAGCGTACAACACGTAAACAAAGCCTGACCTCGGCAGGTGAACACTTCTATCAACAATGTTGCACAATGCACGAACTTGCAGAGCAAGCATGGCAAGACGCTCAACAATTACAAATGTCTCCTCAAGGATTAATTAAGATAACAGCACCGCATGCTTTAATGGAACACCTAGTCTTACCCGCATTACACGATGTATTTAGTGCACATCCAGATGTGGAGTTAGAATTAATTAGCCATGATCGTCAGCTAGATTTAATGCAAGAAGGCATTGATATTGCGATACGTGTTGGAGAATCGAATATAAGTAACCTCAAGCAAAAACGGATTGGTGATTTTAGAGATGTACTTTGTGGCTCACTCCAAACCATTAATGCTCATCAAACCGATATAAACGTATTAAAAGTTGAAGATAACATTGAGCCTGAAACAACAATGCTCTCACTCACTCGGATAAAGTATGTCGCGAATCATTGGCAAGAAAAGTCGATTAATCACAACTTGAGTCTTAAGATAAATAACCTTAAACACCGTGAATCTACAGCAACCAATAAGCAGCGCTGTGAACTGAGTTTCAAAACCACCCATAAAGCCAACACCCTACCCACCTGCGTTAACATGTTAGAACAAGGATTTGGTGTTGGTATTATTCCAGACTTTATATTTGCGAAACATAATCATGCATTAGCTGAATTGTTACCTGATTACCAACTTGATAAAGTGAATGTCTATGCATTGCACTCTTATCAAGCTGCAGTACCGATTGGCGTTACTATGGCGATAGAAGCTATTGCTAAGCGGCTTGGGTAA
- a CDS encoding LysR family transcriptional regulator: MTKLRKMTVFMHIVKLGSITKAAEKLDVSKSVVSQHLKQLEAELAVTLLKRTTRKQSLTPAGEHFYQQCCTMHELAEQAWQDAQQLQVSPQGLIKITAPHALMDHLVLPALHDVFNAYPNVELELISHDGQLDLMQEGIDIAIRVGESKISNLKQKRIGDFRDVLCGSVQTINAHQTDIDALKLEDNIESETTTLSLIRIKYVANHWQEKSILHHFSLKKSNLKHRKSTEANKQRCELTFKANHKANTLPTCVTMLEQGFGVGIIPDFIFAKHTDVLAELLPNYQLDKVNVYALHSYQAAVPIGVTMAIEAIAKRLA; the protein is encoded by the coding sequence ATGACTAAGCTTAGGAAAATGACGGTATTCATGCACATAGTAAAGCTAGGCTCTATAACCAAAGCTGCAGAAAAACTAGACGTATCTAAATCCGTTGTCAGCCAACATTTGAAACAGCTTGAAGCTGAGCTTGCGGTCACCTTGCTTAAGCGTACAACACGTAAACAAAGCCTCACGCCTGCAGGTGAACATTTCTATCAACAATGTTGCACCATGCATGAACTGGCAGAACAAGCGTGGCAAGACGCCCAGCAATTACAAGTCTCCCCGCAAGGATTAATCAAGATAACAGCACCGCATGCTTTAATGGACCATCTGGTCTTACCCGCATTACATGACGTATTTAATGCTTATCCAAATGTCGAGTTAGAATTAATTAGCCATGATGGCCAGTTAGATCTCATGCAAGAAGGCATCGACATTGCGATACGTGTGGGCGAATCAAAAATAAGCAACCTCAAACAAAAGCGGATTGGCGATTTTAGAGATGTACTCTGTGGTTCCGTGCAAACCATTAATGCTCATCAAACCGATATAGACGCATTAAAACTTGAAGATAACATTGAGTCTGAAACAACAACGCTCTCGCTCATTCGGATAAAGTACGTCGCGAATCACTGGCAAGAAAAATCGATTCTTCATCATTTTAGTCTTAAGAAAAGTAACCTTAAACACCGTAAATCTACAGAAGCTAATAAGCAGCGCTGCGAACTTACCTTTAAAGCCAATCATAAAGCCAACACCCTACCTACTTGCGTAACAATGTTAGAACAAGGATTTGGGGTTGGTATTATTCCAGATTTTATCTTTGCCAAACATACAGATGTGTTAGCTGAACTACTTCCCAACTATCAACTCGATAAAGTGAATGTGTATGCGCTACATTCTTATCAAGCGGCTGTTCCCATTGGCGTAACGATGGCAATAGAAGCTATCGCCAAAAGGCTAGCATAA
- a CDS encoding nuclear transport factor 2 family protein — protein sequence MTQEQILLACKSGIAAWQKAFNNQDAAGCAAQYEEGTIMHARPFGTFTGREEIQTFWQGIIDQGFSDVDYTDVEWVAMNDDSYVLTAKWTMNKAFGAVHHEQWRIQADGSAQLAADDFEVQGER from the coding sequence ATGACACAAGAACAGATTTTATTAGCCTGTAAATCAGGAATAGCAGCATGGCAGAAAGCCTTTAATAATCAAGACGCAGCAGGTTGTGCAGCGCAATATGAAGAAGGTACGATTATGCATGCTCGTCCGTTTGGTACCTTTACCGGGCGTGAAGAGATCCAAACATTTTGGCAAGGTATCATCGATCAAGGTTTTAGCGACGTTGATTACACAGACGTTGAATGGGTAGCGATGAATGATGATAGCTATGTGTTAACAGCTAAATGGACGATGAATAAAGCGTTTGGTGCGGTGCATCACGAGCAATGGCGTATTCAAGCTGATGGCAGTGCGCAATTAGCGGCTGATGATTTTGAAGTGCAAGGTGAGCGTTAA
- a CDS encoding 2OG-Fe(II) oxygenase, which yields MAYHLLVYYTNVETTQLRAKNNFRTTIDTILDNIHKHGYAVIEDALPEGIIEKLLTDCLENQPEFKAAGIGRQQDSQLNTQIRKDKTLWLTGESPAQTDFMALMSDLRLEVNRNFFLGLFDYECHYAKYEIGDFYKKHLDAFKGKSNRVFTTVCYLNTPGVGGELLIYAKDSNDVIARVAPKTGTLVVFESERFPHEVLAAESTRYSIAGWFRMNNSIAGTIDPTS from the coding sequence ATGGCCTATCATTTACTTGTATATTATACAAATGTGGAAACAACCCAGTTACGAGCAAAGAATAATTTTCGCACCACCATCGATACTATTTTAGATAATATCCATAAGCATGGTTATGCTGTTATCGAAGATGCACTTCCAGAAGGCATTATTGAAAAGTTACTGACTGATTGCCTTGAAAACCAACCTGAATTTAAAGCCGCTGGTATTGGTCGTCAGCAAGACTCACAATTAAACACTCAGATCCGCAAAGATAAAACCTTGTGGTTAACGGGTGAAAGTCCTGCCCAAACTGATTTTATGGCGCTAATGAGCGACCTTAGATTGGAAGTTAATCGTAACTTTTTCTTAGGCTTATTTGATTATGAATGTCATTACGCGAAATATGAAATTGGTGATTTTTATAAAAAACACCTAGATGCGTTTAAAGGTAAATCAAACCGTGTCTTTACCACTGTCTGTTACCTGAACACCCCCGGTGTTGGTGGTGAATTACTCATCTATGCAAAAGATTCAAATGATGTGATCGCACGCGTTGCCCCCAAAACAGGTACCTTGGTGGTATTTGAAAGTGAACGTTTTCCGCATGAAGTACTTGCCGCTGAATCAACACGCTATTCAATTGCGGGTTGGTTTAGAATGAACAATTCAATTGCTGGCACGATAGATCCAACGTCATAA
- a CDS encoding DUF4144 family protein: MVKWPAVIKYHGEDELIYVESLTEWKNDPDLCLPNYESEDRLIDASGALFSLPAASSPSDTDMFVSLYSRILVPEFVELIRKHAVIENYCCSAKLNAKTYQQVMAMVKEINLL; this comes from the coding sequence ATGGTAAAATGGCCTGCAGTGATCAAATATCACGGTGAAGATGAACTTATTTATGTTGAGTCGTTAACTGAGTGGAAAAATGACCCCGATTTATGCCTGCCTAATTATGAATCAGAAGATCGATTAATCGATGCGAGTGGTGCTTTATTTTCACTTCCTGCCGCGTCATCTCCTTCGGATACAGACATGTTTGTTTCTTTGTACTCTCGAATATTAGTGCCTGAATTTGTCGAATTGATTCGTAAGCATGCGGTGATTGAAAATTATTGCTGCTCTGCAAAGCTAAATGCCAAAACGTATCAGCAAGTGATGGCAATGGTGAAAGAAATCAACTTACTTTAG